Proteins from one Astatotilapia calliptera chromosome 8, fAstCal1.2, whole genome shotgun sequence genomic window:
- the LOC113027863 gene encoding PI-PLC X domain-containing protein 1-like: protein MSAKKGNIKIANYTDWMSQLPSELWTIPLFKLAIPGSHDSVSYDLDASSAIIEPDNLKRFSWIYCLRRIVRTWGMTQEYNITMQLEAGVRYFDLRIARKRNDHHPTRLYFYHGLYTSTDVETVLGEIHAWTVAHPKEVIILAFSNFNGFEKNIKDKLHNHLIGFIKTMFGSTLVPPGIPTLQNCWDQGKNVIVSYDYPANYHPEMWKKITYYYANSMDRAQVKSKISEALGKEKTSNYFFVCGLNMTLPADHRILIYILRLCDSFPNVIRRGLPKLLKWLKQQSGVNIVASDLATRKDFVSTVVELNSALMKP from the exons ATGTCTGCAAAGAAAGGGAATATAAAGATCGCGAACTACACTGACTGGATGTCACAACTACCATCTGAACTTTGGACAATTCCTCTCTTCAAACTAGCCATACCAG GAAGCCATGACTCTGTGAGTTATGATTTGGATGCCAGCTCTGCTATTATAGAGCCTGACAATCTAAAACGATTCAGCTGGATTTATTGCTTACGCAGAATAGTACGAACATGGGGAATGACCCAG GAATACAACATCACAATGCAACTGGAAGCAGGAGTTCGCTACTTTGACTTGAGGATCGCTCGCAAACGTAATGACCACCATCCCACTAGGCTTTACTTTTACCATGGGCTGTACACAAGCACTGATGTTGAG ACTGTTCTCGGGGAAATACATGCCTGGACAGTGGCCCATCCTAAAGAAGTCATCATCCTGGCTTTTTCAAACTTCAATGGTTTtgagaaaaacattaaagataaaCTTCACAACCATCTTATCGGCTTCATTAAGACCATGTTTGGAAGCACACTCGTCCCCCCG GGCATCCCCACACTGCAGAACTGCTGGGACCAAGGCAAAAATGTCATAGTTTCATATGACTATCCAGCAAACTACCATCctgaaatgtggaaaaaaataacttaTTACTACGCCAATAGCATGGACCGTGCACAAGTTAAATCAAAAATATCTGAAGCCTTGGGAAAGGAAAAGACTTCCAATT ATTTCTTTGTATGTGGTTTGAACATGACTCTTCCAGCAGATCATAGGATACTCATCTACATCCTTCGTCTCTGCGACAGTTTCCCCAACGTTATTAGGAGGGGTCTGCCTAAGCTCCTGAAATGGCTGAAGCAGCAATCAGGTGTGAACATCGTTGCCTCAGACTTGGCAACTCGCAAGGACTTTGTGTCAACAGTTGTTGAGCTCAATTCTGCACTAATGAAACCATAA